The Tenuifilum thalassicum genome includes the window ATTGGATTTAGAGTATGAGGAAAATTTTCACTTAGGGCACTCATATAGTCCTCCTTTTGGTTGAAGTATGGACTTAACCCAATAGTTTCAAAACCAGCAACTGTTTCTCCATTATTATTTAAAACACGCCAATCGGTTTTCGTTGCACCACTATCTGCTACTATTATCATTTTTATTTCTTATTTTAACATGTTTAAGATTTAAATAATTCATTGGATTTGCACCTAATCCTTCAATATTTACTTTAGTAAAACGTACAACTTTATCGTAATAAAGAGGGATAACTACAACTTGATTTACTATTAAAGAATCTAGCGTTTTATAATACTTTAACCGCTCGTTATAATTAGCAATTGCCATTGATTTTGAATATAAAATATCGAAATTGTTATTATGGAAATGCGTATAGTTTGGGCCATTAGGGGCAAAATTTTTAGAATAAAAACAAGCCAAATAGTTTTCTGGGTCAGGATAATCGGCAATCCATGAGCCTCTAAAAACAGGAAGTTTCCCATTTGCCAACATTTCTCGATAAGCAGCTCCAGGAAGCACTTCTATTTCAACATTAATTGCAAATTCACTTAGCTGATGCTGAATGTACTCAAAGATATCAAGATAATCCTCGGTTGTTGAAACTTTGAGATTAAAGGGATTGTTACTTGAAATTCCAAGTTGAGCAAGCAACTCTTTTGCTCTGTTGGGATTATAGAATATTCCATATTCAACATTGTTAAAACCAGGCATTCCAGAAGGAACAAACCCACCATAAGCAGGATACCCAAGATTATTTCTAAGATATAGCATCATTTTAGCTTTATCGAACCCCATGGCAATTGCCCTACGCAAGCGATCATCGAGCAGCAGATGATTTTTGCCTGAGAGCAATGATGTATCTACCAAAAATCCAATATACTCGGTGTTTAGATAAGGACCAGTAATCATCTTGATCTTACCTTTGTACTTGGGATTTAAATTTCCTGCCCTAGTTAAAAGTTCATCTTTAGAAGCAGCATATACGCCTGAAATAAAATCGATTTTTCCATTAATAAACTCTAAAAACTCCGACTGTTTATCGGGGATAAATGTAATGGCAACAGCATCAATATAGGGTAGCCTGAAACCTGATGAATCTAGTTCAAAATACTTTTTGTTCTTTCGTAGAACTAATCTTTCGCCATCGCGCCAAAGTTTAAAAAAGAAAGGTCCAGTTCCAACAGGGTGGTGGCCAAAATCTTTTCCATAAAAAGTTATAGCCTCGTGGGGCACCACATAACAGTAAGGCATGCACAATAGACCAAGAAAAGGAGGAAAAGGTTTCCGCAGTTTCAAAACAAATGTACTATCGTTAGGTGCAAAACAACCGTTTTTAAAACCAGGGTAAGAAGTATCTAGAACACCCAAAACCCACATACCAGGAGAAGCTGTTTTAGGATCAAGTATTCGGTTAAACGAGTAAACAAAATCATCGGCAGTGACCTTTCTTCCTAAACCTCCTTTAAAGGCTGGTGAGTTGTGGAAGAACACATCATTTCGCAAATGAAATGTATACGTCAAACCGTCGGTAGACACCTCCCAACTTTTAGCTATGGCAGGCTCAACTGTTAACGAGTCGGAAAACTGAACAAGTCCATTGAATAGCTGGCTGACTGGCCAAATTAAAGATAAATTACGAGCATAGGCAGGGTCTAATGTAGCAATACCTTTGCTCTCGTTATACCTGAAAACATTTGCCGAACTTTCATTATTTTGGGATGTGCAGGCATATATGAACAATAAAAAAGGAGAAACTAATATGAAACACTTGGTACTAATTCGCAGCATACTAAAATAATTTCCACTCAAACCTACAAGAAATTTGCGAGATTTGGAAGGACAGAACCTTTAAAATAGCTTGAAAAATTGCGCAAACATTAACTTAAATAGAATTTCTTAGAATATGACTATTCCACCCAGCAATATATTTGTTATGCACCAATACAATATAGAGTGTAAAAAACAAAAAGAGGCTGCTTAGCAAAAAGCAACCTCTTTTATCAAACAAAACAGCACACTATCTAATTACCTCAAATCGTGAACAGAAAACTCTTCTATCCCTATTTTTCACTCTAATTAAATATAAGCCTTTGGGTAATTTTGATATGTCGATTTTCTGAGTGTAATCAACAACAATCACACGGTTACCTAGAACATTAAAAATCTCAACAAGTTCAACATTTGAAACACCTGAAACCGAAATAAAACTTGATGTTGGATTTGGGAAGACCTCAATAGAAAACATTTCCTCATCCTCAATTCCAGACACAACAACATTTATAGTAAAACTCTGATTAGTTGACTCATAACCATCAGTTACTTCAAACTCTACATCAAACCTACCAGATGTTACAGGTGTACCTGAAAGTGTAGCATGGCCATTCTCCTTTACATCGAGTTTCAACCAATCGGGCAAAGTGACTGCATTAAACTCAAGGGGATCGCCATCCTGATCGCGAGCCACTATGTCGTATGTATACTGCTCGTTAACTGTAGCAGAAAGAATTGGTGTCGACTCAATAACAGGAGGGTTATTCGCCGCTCCAACCTCGATGTCAAACTGTTGAGTTGCATCGTCTATTAAATCGCTTGCAACAAGTACAACACTATAAGTTCCTGCTTCCGAAGGTGTACCTTCTAGCAACGCAGTACCATCGCCATTATCGGTTAGGCTTAACCAACTTGGCAATGAATTTGCAGAAATGTATAACTTATCATTATCGGAATCAGTCACTGTAATACTGTAGCTATAAAGAACACCAACCTTATCTTTCAGCACAGGGCTACTTGTAAATGTAGGAGTATAGTTGGATTCTTTAACGTGTATAGTGAATTGTTGAATTGACGATACGACTCCGTCGGTAGCAGATATTACCACGTTAAAGCTACCTGAACTTGTAGGAGTACCTTTAAGCGATGCAGTATTATCACCATTATCAGTAAATTCAAGCCAGTCTGGTTTTTCGCTTACCGATAGAGAAACATTGTCGTCATTTTCATCGCTAACAACAATTTGATATTCATACTCAGCATTGACTAATCCTAGTTCGACAGGAACAGAGGTAAAAGTTGGTGCATGATTAGTATACACCTTTACTGTAAATGTCTGTTTTGTGCTAAGCACACCATCAGAAGCCTCTAGTTCCACATCATACACACCTTCATTGAATGCGAGTCCGCTTAAAACAGCGGTTCCATTACCATTGTCGATAAACGACATCCAACCAGGTTTCTTATTTGCCTTAATGGTAATAGGATCGCCGTTTGCATCTGAAACTTTAATTGAATAGTTATAGTATCCGTTCACCTGAACTTTTACTTTAGGTTCGGTTATGAACGTAGGAGCTACATTAGCCTGTTTTACTTCTATTTCAAACGACTGAGTTGTTGAACCTTTGCCATCGCTAACCTGAACCTTAACGGAAGCAGTATCAGGAGCTGTAGGAATACCATTAAGCACTGCAGTTCCATCGCCGTTATCGGTTAGAGATAACCAAGTTGGTGCCTCTACTAGTTGGAAGGTTAACGCATCGTTATCCTCATCGGAAGCAATTATCTGATACTCATAACTTTCTCCAACCGTTGCTTCAGTCAACGGAGTAGAACTGAATACAGGCAGGTGGTTGCTTTCGACAACTGAGATAACAAACTCCTGATTCACCGTTGAAACTCCATCGGAGGCTTCAAGGACAATCGTATTATCGCCTAATACAGATGGCACACCAACTAATACAGCTGTTCCATCACCATTATCGTTTAATGTGAGCCATGAAGGAATGTTGCTAGATGTAATTGATATGTTTTGACCATCTTTATCAACAACCGACACATTGTACCTATATTCTTCACCTTTGTATGCTATGGAATCAGGTGAAGAAGTAAATTTGGGTTCAGTGTAAACTACAGGCCCATAAACATAATCTACAAAAGTAGATTTATAAGGCTTGCTAGTTACTGCCAAAGCAACATAATAGGTTCCAAGGGTGACGCCGGTAAAGTTTACCCTGCTCTTAGTATAAGAATAGGTATTTACATTTACAACATCGCCAACCTGCGACCAAGGGCCTGCAGGAGTAGTTGAGTACATTACCTTCAACTGTGGGAAATCGGAGTATGCTGTAGTCTTGTGGTAAAAAACAATAGAATCGCCATCATTTAACACAACACGTGGAGTAATGAGTTTGGTGTCAACAACCTCATTTGCAGGAGAAATATATGCATGTCCAACTCCCTCATATGGTGCAAAGGTTTGCCTTACCCAGCCATCATCGTTACTCCAACCTGTTGGGGGAAAGAGAATTGAATTAAAATCTTCTATAAGATTTCTATCAGAAAGAGCGCTCCCAGTAAGTTGTATATTATATGGCGAATTAGAACCATTGTGAGATATTTGGAGCTGTGCATGTTTCTCACCTTCGGTTTGGGGCACAAACCTTAATTCTAAATCTTTAGACTGATTAGATCCTATTGAAATTGGGAAATCTATACTATCAGCCAATAAAAACTCTAAAGAATCTGCACCGATAAAAGAGAGATTTGATTTCTCAATTAATATAGTATCGGCACCTTGGTTAGAGAGCGAGATGACACTATAAAGAGTATCGCCTACAACAGCCAACCCAAAATAAAGGGATGACTTGGATACGGCAAGAATAGGGGTTGTAGGTAATTTTTCCCAGTTCACATCATCAATCCGTATTACAGGGTTAGATGCACCAGTTGGCGTTTTGAAAGCAATATAACAACTTGTGCCTGCATAAGAAGAAAAGTCAACACTATACTTTTTATACTCAGTGGTAAGATTGACCAATGCTATTTCGTCAAAAGAGTCTAAATTTTTAGGATTTGATACCACACCTACAGCCACAGCAGTTGACTCCAATGAGCTTTTTGCATAAAACACTAACCTATTTTCGCTAAAATCGGCAAGTGCAGGAGTTATAACATAAGCAAGGCTATTTGACCATTTTGAAAGCTGCATTGTTTTACTTCCGCTATAAGCGTTATTTGCATTCATCTCGACCCCTGCATACCCATACCCTGAATAATTAGCAGTCCATCCTTTGGGTACTTTATCAGCATCGGTACTTTCAAAATCCTCAAAAAATGTGGTTAAGGGAGAATACGATTCTGCGTTAAGATTGATCACACTAGGTGTTTGCGAAGCATTGCTGGCGACATTAAGGCTAGCCTCTTTAACTCCACTTTGAGAATCGGAAAATTTAACCTTAATTACTGAAGACATACCAGCAGTGAGTTCAATTGGGAAATCAGCCAGGATGGTAAATGAACTTGAATTTGTACCTACCACCTCCACATCACTCTCATTTATTTGCAACACGCCTCCACCAGTATTAGTAACTATAATTGAATCAACAGGATTTTCTGTAACTGGGAGATATCCAAAATCGATTAGAGTTCTATTCACACCCAGTGACGGATTGGTTGGTGTTTCCCTCACCATAAAATTATCAATATCTACTACAAAATCACCACCACCAGTATGTGCACCCAACCTGAATATTAAACTCTTACCATTATACGAAGAATTCAAATTAAGATAAATAGTTTTAAACTCTAGAGAGTTATAATGGTTCGACGAATTAATTTCATAAATATTAGTAAAAGAGTTACCTGCATCATCGGAAACCAAAACTTCAATTTTATCATCTGCCGTAAGTTCATATGCTTCTTGAGGATAACCAACAAAAGATGGTTTACAAATCCGATAATCAAATACGAGCTGTGTACTTGCATTTAAAGGGCCTACTGGACAGGTAGAAAAAGAGGCATCGGATATATATGACAAATCAACACTCAACGATTTAGAGTTGTCCTTTCCTTTATCCTGTACACTAAACTTATCCACAATCCAGGAGTTAGGTATCACACCGTCGTTGAAGTCAACAGAATAAGGGATAGGTTGAGTAGGGTCAGCCATTGTAGTGAAACTCCATATAGGGCAATTAGCTGCATCACCCTGGCTATTTGTGGGCACAATTTGCCAGTAATAGGTTGTGCTGTAATTCAAGGCAGATTGAACCGTATAAGAGGTTGAGTTAACAAGTTCACCATTAACAAAATTAGTAGGAGTAGATGTGCCACCTCCATCGGTTCCAATATATACTTTGTATCCGGTAGGGATTCCCCCTTGGGAGCTTGCATCCCAACTTAGAGTTGTTAGCACTTGTTGTTCTGTAGCGCCATCGGTAGGTGAAGGATTTGTTGCAGCATTAGGTGCTTCAACAACTAAATTTGGACCAGCAACTAAATCAATATAAACACTAGTATAACTAAACTCATAATCAAATGCCAAATAGTATTGCCCAGGAGTAAGAGAATTTAATGGTATTGTAAACTTTTTATACTCATTATTTAGTTCTACATCGCTATTGGCTATGTCTTGCCAGGTCTGTTTATCTGTTGAGTACTGTAGTTTAAAAGTTTTGCTACCATACCCAACTTTAGCGTAGAATGAGAGGCTTGAACCTGCATCAATATCGAGTTTAGGTGTAACAAGCCTTTTCCCAGGTGAAGATGAGATGTATGCACATTTACTACCTTCAAAAGCACCAAAACTACCTTGAGTCCAACCATTACTTTCCCACCCCATAGGAGGCCATTCATTTTCAAAATTCTCAACCAAAGAGTTGGGCCCATAAACTGTAAAATTATCAGAGTAAGAGTTGTTAGCAACATCATCATCGGCAGGAAGTTGCACCAAAAGGGTGTGATTTCCCTCTGTAGCAGTCCAATCCTTACTAATTATAGCGGTGTCACCTGGAGCTATAGAAGTTATTGTTTCTTGTCCAATGGCATTTCCATCAATTTCAAAACTTAGTGCGATATTGTTTTGTGTATCAGCACCAACATTAATCACCTTAGCAGTGAAAGTTATCACCTCGTCATTACGAGGCACCATAGAGTTACTTGTAACGCTCTCAACTTTAAGGTCATTTGCAAAAGGAGAAAATACCTTAACCTCGTCAACAAAAATATTATTACCATATGCGCTAATCCCCTTAAAGGTTAGGTAGGCAGTTGAAGACAAGTAGCTAGAAGGAATTGGGAATGAATAAAGATACCAACCGTTAGCGGCAACGGTTGGTTCTTTTGAGATATTTCTATGTATCTCTCCTAATTTATCTCCTGTTGTGTAATCGGTAGTATTACTAATATACACCTCAAGTAAATCGTCACTACTTGAGAATCCATTATCGCGATACATCCAAAATTCCAATTTCACACTGGTAGATCCATTTGGAAAAGTTAATTCAGGGCTTTGAAGCAAAGATGCCGACCCCGCAGTGGCATTATAGCAATTATAACGCACCATTCCCCCACCTTTTTTTGGGGTGGTTGAAGGGTTTCCGCCAGTAGTAGCATAATTCCATAAAACAGAGCCACTCTCAGCAGAAACTGTCCAACTAGCAGGAATTTCAGAGTCAAATCCCTCGTAAAGGATTGTCTGACCTTTTGACACATACGAAAGTGCCAATAAGGAAATCCCAACTAGAATAATCCAAAGAGACTTCTCTTTAAGGTCTGTTCTTCTCATACTTATTAGATTTAGGTTTGGTTAAAGTTTTATTGAACAAACAGTTTGTTGACATATACCTGTCTAGAACCGTAAAGTTTTATGAGATAACACCCAGGAACAAGGTTTGGAATATTAACTACAGCTTGTTTTCCGTCCATCATTCCGAAATATTTAAGTTCTCCAGACAAGGAGTAAATCTCCCATCTTGATGCAACCTCATCAACCTTAAGTGTCAAAGCTGAGTTTCGACCTACTGGATTTGGATAAAGCTGTAACTTTGAAGCATGCTCAGCATTAATAGCAGTAGGCCAAATATTAACCTCAACATAATTTGTTGGTGTTGAGTACAAGGTATCGCCATCTTGAATAGTGAATGATTTCACATAATAGTAGTACTTACCTGGCTCAACCCCAGTATCGGTATAGTCAAACACGTCATTCCCTAGTTCTGCTATGACGCTTCCGTCGCGAAATACCAGGTAACCAGAAGGTTCATTTTTCACATTTATGGAAGAATTGCCTTTCGCTTTCTTCCTGATAATACTATTTGGAACAGACAACATCTTGTTTCGACTTGTTGAGGTACCTTCTGAACCGCCCACACTTATGTCATCAAGGAATAAGCACCATGAATCGTTTGACACAACATGAATACAGATATAAATATCTTTTCCCACGTATTCAGCAAGATCAAACTTATACTTTGTCCATGTTGCTGGAACCTCAATGTAAGGCGATTGTGAAACCATGGTAAAATCTTCAGGTTCTCTGCCTGTTGTAGAAATACCTACCTGGATTCTCTCAAGACCGTAATTATCGTTTAGCGAACAAGCAAAGAATGACAACGAGTCGCCTTGTTTCACATTAATTTTTGCCGATATTAACCAATCGTCATTTGGGGGAGTTATTGCGTCAAAGCAAGCTAAAGCTTGGCTTCCTGAAGGGGTTACCCATCCCTGCAGGGCTGGTGTGGTTTTGTTTCCATCAAAAACTATAAACGAACCAGTGTAACCTGCATTATTCCACGAGTAACCATCGATCCCATAGGTTTCAGAGCCGTCACGGTCAACCTGTTTCCATGCTCCAAAAGAGGTGCTAAACGTTTCATATGATTCAAAATCGTCATTTGAAAACATGGCTTCACTTGACCAGCTCAACCTTACATTATTTTTATCGACCTCAGCTTTTAGCTCGCCTAGCTGTTCAAGTTGTGGGTTGGTAACTTTTACAACATTTACACGGACGGTATCATCGGTCCCAAATGCGTTGGTAACTTTTAAGCCAACGGTATAATATCCTGTTTTTGTAAATACTACATTTGGATTCTGCGATTGGCTAGTTGTAGAGTTTTGAAAGGTTACACCATCAGATGGAGTAATGGTCCACTCCCATTCTGTTGGACTTTGGAGCGATTGATCTTTAAGCACCACCACATTATTAACAGCTACTTCGGTAGCAGAAATCTCAAAAATAGCCTTTGGAGGCTCAGTAACAGGAGGATTCTGATATGCCTTAAGAA containing:
- a CDS encoding T9SS-dependent choice-of-anchor J family protein is translated as MRRTDLKEKSLWIILVGISLLALSYVSKGQTILYEGFDSEIPASWTVSAESGSVLWNYATTGGNPSTTPKKGGGMVRYNCYNATAGSASLLQSPELTFPNGSTSVKLEFWMYRDNGFSSSDDLLEVYISNTTDYTTGDKLGEIHRNISKEPTVAANGWYLYSFPIPSSYLSSTAYLTFKGISAYGNNIFVDEVKVFSPFANDLKVESVTSNSMVPRNDEVITFTAKVINVGADTQNNIALSFEIDGNAIGQETITSIAPGDTAIISKDWTATEGNHTLLVQLPADDDVANNSYSDNFTVYGPNSLVENFENEWPPMGWESNGWTQGSFGAFEGSKCAYISSSPGKRLVTPKLDIDAGSSLSFYAKVGYGSKTFKLQYSTDKQTWQDIANSDVELNNEYKKFTIPLNSLTPGQYYLAFDYEFSYTSVYIDLVAGPNLVVEAPNAATNPSPTDGATEQQVLTTLSWDASSQGGIPTGYKVYIGTDGGGTSTPTNFVNGELVNSTSYTVQSALNYSTTYYWQIVPTNSQGDAANCPIWSFTTMADPTQPIPYSVDFNDGVIPNSWIVDKFSVQDKGKDNSKSLSVDLSYISDASFSTCPVGPLNASTQLVFDYRICKPSFVGYPQEAYELTADDKIEVLVSDDAGNSFTNIYEINSSNHYNSLEFKTIYLNLNSSYNGKSLIFRLGAHTGGGDFVVDIDNFMVRETPTNPSLGVNRTLIDFGYLPVTENPVDSIIVTNTGGGVLQINESDVEVVGTNSSSFTILADFPIELTAGMSSVIKVKFSDSQSGVKEASLNVASNASQTPSVINLNAESYSPLTTFFEDFESTDADKVPKGWTANYSGYGYAGVEMNANNAYSGSKTMQLSKWSNSLAYVITPALADFSENRLVFYAKSSLESTAVAVGVVSNPKNLDSFDEIALVNLTTEYKKYSVDFSSYAGTSCYIAFKTPTGASNPVIRIDDVNWEKLPTTPILAVSKSSLYFGLAVVGDTLYSVISLSNQGADTILIEKSNLSFIGADSLEFLLADSIDFPISIGSNQSKDLELRFVPQTEGEKHAQLQISHNGSNSPYNIQLTGSALSDRNLIEDFNSILFPPTGWSNDDGWVRQTFAPYEGVGHAYISPANEVVDTKLITPRVVLNDGDSIVFYHKTTAYSDFPQLKVMYSTTPAGPWSQVGDVVNVNTYSYTKSRVNFTGVTLGTYYVALAVTSKPYKSTFVDYVYGPVVYTEPKFTSSPDSIAYKGEEYRYNVSVVDKDGQNISITSSNIPSWLTLNDNGDGTAVLVGVPSVLGDNTIVLEASDGVSTVNQEFVISVVESNHLPVFSSTPLTEATVGESYEYQIIASDEDNDALTFQLVEAPTWLSLTDNGDGTAVLNGIPTAPDTASVKVQVSDGKGSTTQSFEIEVKQANVAPTFITEPKVKVQVNGYYNYSIKVSDANGDPITIKANKKPGWMSFIDNGNGTAVLSGLAFNEGVYDVELEASDGVLSTKQTFTVKVYTNHAPTFTSVPVELGLVNAEYEYQIVVSDENDDNVSLSVSEKPDWLEFTDNGDNTASLKGTPTSSGSFNVVISATDGVVSSIQQFTIHVKESNYTPTFTSSPVLKDKVGVLYSYSITVTDSDNDKLYISANSLPSWLSLTDNGDGTALLEGTPSEAGTYSVVLVASDLIDDATQQFDIEVGAANNPPVIESTPILSATVNEQYTYDIVARDQDGDPLEFNAVTLPDWLKLDVKENGHATLSGTPVTSGRFDVEFEVTDGYESTNQSFTINVVVSGIEDEEMFSIEVFPNPTSSFISVSGVSNVELVEIFNVLGNRVIVVDYTQKIDISKLPKGLYLIRVKNRDRRVFCSRFEVIR
- a CDS encoding ABC transporter substrate-binding protein, whose protein sequence is MLRISTKCFILVSPFLLFIYACTSQNNESSANVFRYNESKGIATLDPAYARNLSLIWPVSQLFNGLVQFSDSLTVEPAIAKSWEVSTDGLTYTFHLRNDVFFHNSPAFKGGLGRKVTADDFVYSFNRILDPKTASPGMWVLGVLDTSYPGFKNGCFAPNDSTFVLKLRKPFPPFLGLLCMPYCYVVPHEAITFYGKDFGHHPVGTGPFFFKLWRDGERLVLRKNKKYFELDSSGFRLPYIDAVAITFIPDKQSEFLEFINGKIDFISGVYAASKDELLTRAGNLNPKYKGKIKMITGPYLNTEYIGFLVDTSLLSGKNHLLLDDRLRRAIAMGFDKAKMMLYLRNNLGYPAYGGFVPSGMPGFNNVEYGIFYNPNRAKELLAQLGISSNNPFNLKVSTTEDYLDIFEYIQHQLSEFAINVEIEVLPGAAYREMLANGKLPVFRGSWIADYPDPENYLACFYSKNFAPNGPNYTHFHNNNFDILYSKSMAIANYNERLKYYKTLDSLIVNQVVVIPLYYDKVVRFTKVNIEGLGANPMNYLNLKHVKIRNKNDNSSR